The following coding sequences are from one Streptococcus mitis window:
- a CDS encoding amino acid ABC transporter ATP-binding protein: MAKLKIDVNDLHKYYGKNEVLKGITTKFYEGDVVCIIGPSGSGKSTFLRSLNLLEEVTSGHITVNGYDLTEKTTNVDHVRENIGMVFQHFNLFPHMSVLDNITFAPIEHKLMTKEEAEKLGMELLEKVGLADKANANPDSLSGGQKQRVAIARGLAMNPDIMLFDEPTSALDPEMVGDVLNVMKDLAKQGMTMIIVTHEMGFARQVANRVIFTADGEFLEDGTPDQIFDNPQHPRLKDFLDKVLNV; the protein is encoded by the coding sequence ATGGCAAAATTAAAAATTGATGTAAATGATTTACATAAGTATTATGGAAAAAATGAGGTTTTAAAAGGAATTACGACTAAATTCTATGAAGGAGATGTTGTCTGTATCATCGGGCCTTCAGGTTCTGGTAAGTCAACTTTCCTCCGTAGCCTCAATCTTCTAGAAGAAGTTACTAGCGGTCACATCACTGTGAACGGTTATGACTTAACTGAAAAAACAACCAATGTTGACCACGTCCGTGAAAATATCGGAATGGTGTTCCAACACTTCAACCTCTTCCCACACATGTCTGTATTGGACAACATTACCTTTGCTCCTATTGAGCACAAGTTGATGACTAAGGAAGAAGCTGAGAAATTGGGAATGGAGCTGCTTGAAAAGGTTGGACTAGCAGATAAAGCTAATGCCAACCCAGATAGCCTATCAGGTGGTCAAAAACAACGTGTGGCCATCGCTCGTGGACTAGCAATGAATCCAGACATCATGCTCTTTGATGAACCAACTTCTGCCCTTGACCCTGAAATGGTCGGAGACGTACTAAACGTTATGAAAGACTTGGCTAAACAAGGCATGACCATGATTATCGTAACCCATGAGATGGGATTTGCTCGTCAGGTTGCCAACCGCGTTATCTTTACTGCAGATGGCGAGTTCCTTGAAGACGGAACACCTGACCAAATCTTTGATAACCCTCAACACCCACGTCTGAAAGATTTCTTGGACAAGGTCTTAAACGTCTAA